The Arachis hypogaea cultivar Tifrunner chromosome 19, arahy.Tifrunner.gnm2.J5K5, whole genome shotgun sequence genome has a window encoding:
- the LOC112779482 gene encoding inositol oxygenase 1 isoform X1 has product MTMFLEQTDDYFGNDVEEKMAPTNKKELADGGFVVPHFNSFGLRFRDYDVESMRQEGVENFYRKNHTYQCYDFVKKMREEYGKMNKAEMDIWKCCELLDGVVDESDPDLDIPQIQHLLQTAEAIRKDYPNEDWLHLTGLIHDLGKVLLLPGFGELPQWAVVGDIFPVGCRFDESNVHYKYFKENPDYNNPAFNTKYGIYPEKCGLNNVMMSWGHDDYMYLVAKENKSTLPSAALFIIRYHSFYALHKEGAYKHLMNDEDVENLKWVHIFNKYDLYSKSNVEIDVEKVKPYYVSLIEKYFPSEKLRW; this is encoded by the exons ATGACTATGTTCCTTGAGCAAACTGATGAttattttg GGAATGATGTAGAAGAAAAGATGGCACCCACAAATAAGAAAGAACTTGCCGACGGTGGATTTGTGGTGCCACATTTCAACTCATTTGGCCTCAGATTTAG ggATTATGATGTGGAAAGTATGAGGCAAGAAGGAGTGGAGAACTTCTACAGAAAAAATCATACTTATCAATGCTATGACTTC gtGAAGAAAATGAGAGAGGAGTATGGAAAAATGAATAAGGCAGAGATGGATATATGGAAATGTTGTGAACTTCTTGATGGAGTGGTGGATGAAAGTGATCCTGATCTCGATATACCTCAAATTCAACATTTGTTGCAAACAGCTGAAGCTATAAGAAAGGATTACCCTAATGAAGATTGGCTTCACTTAACTGGCCTCATCCATG ATCTTGGCAAGGTGCTTCTGCTTCCTGGTTTTGGGGAACTTCCACAATGGGCTGTTGTTG GTGACATATTCCCAGTTGGTTGTAGATTTGATGAATCCAATGTCCATTACAAG tatttcaaagaaaatccagACTATAACAATCCTGCATTCAACACTAAATATGGAATTTACCCTGAGAAATGTGGACTTAACAATGTGATGATGTCATGGGGACATGATGACTATATGTATCTT gtggCAAAGGAAAACAAGAGTACTCTGCCCTCAGCTGCTTTGTTCATTATTAGATACCATTCCTTCTATG CATTACATAAGGAAGGAGCATATAAGCACTTGATGAATGATGAGGATGTTGAGAATCTGAAATGGGTTCATATTTTCAA CAAATATGACCTATACAGCAAGAGCAAcgttgaaattgatgttgaaaaGGTTAAACCATACTATGTCTCCCTCATTGAGAAG taCTTTCCTTCTGAAAAGCTGAGGTGGTGA
- the LOC112779482 gene encoding probable inositol oxygenase isoform X2, with product MAPTNKKELADGGFVVPHFNSFGLRFRDYDVESMRQEGVENFYRKNHTYQCYDFVKKMREEYGKMNKAEMDIWKCCELLDGVVDESDPDLDIPQIQHLLQTAEAIRKDYPNEDWLHLTGLIHDLGKVLLLPGFGELPQWAVVGDIFPVGCRFDESNVHYKYFKENPDYNNPAFNTKYGIYPEKCGLNNVMMSWGHDDYMYLVAKENKSTLPSAALFIIRYHSFYALHKEGAYKHLMNDEDVENLKWVHIFNKYDLYSKSNVEIDVEKVKPYYVSLIEKYFPSEKLRW from the exons ATGGCACCCACAAATAAGAAAGAACTTGCCGACGGTGGATTTGTGGTGCCACATTTCAACTCATTTGGCCTCAGATTTAG ggATTATGATGTGGAAAGTATGAGGCAAGAAGGAGTGGAGAACTTCTACAGAAAAAATCATACTTATCAATGCTATGACTTC gtGAAGAAAATGAGAGAGGAGTATGGAAAAATGAATAAGGCAGAGATGGATATATGGAAATGTTGTGAACTTCTTGATGGAGTGGTGGATGAAAGTGATCCTGATCTCGATATACCTCAAATTCAACATTTGTTGCAAACAGCTGAAGCTATAAGAAAGGATTACCCTAATGAAGATTGGCTTCACTTAACTGGCCTCATCCATG ATCTTGGCAAGGTGCTTCTGCTTCCTGGTTTTGGGGAACTTCCACAATGGGCTGTTGTTG GTGACATATTCCCAGTTGGTTGTAGATTTGATGAATCCAATGTCCATTACAAG tatttcaaagaaaatccagACTATAACAATCCTGCATTCAACACTAAATATGGAATTTACCCTGAGAAATGTGGACTTAACAATGTGATGATGTCATGGGGACATGATGACTATATGTATCTT gtggCAAAGGAAAACAAGAGTACTCTGCCCTCAGCTGCTTTGTTCATTATTAGATACCATTCCTTCTATG CATTACATAAGGAAGGAGCATATAAGCACTTGATGAATGATGAGGATGTTGAGAATCTGAAATGGGTTCATATTTTCAA CAAATATGACCTATACAGCAAGAGCAAcgttgaaattgatgttgaaaaGGTTAAACCATACTATGTCTCCCTCATTGAGAAG taCTTTCCTTCTGAAAAGCTGAGGTGGTGA